One Acropora palmata chromosome 2, jaAcrPala1.3, whole genome shotgun sequence genomic window carries:
- the LOC141873205 gene encoding cryptochrome-1-like: MSLNLKSVEDKNSVVSAEKRQGKQAKHAIHWVRKDLRLHDNPSLLEAVKGSETVRIIYVLDTKVDHATGIGLNLWRFLLQSLEDVDDSLRKLNSRLFVVRGQPADVFPRLFREWKTSFLTFEEDSEPFGREKDAAIRLLAQESGVEVAVGRSHTLYDPQLIIKHNSGTAPLTYKKFLAIVRSLGNPEHPCATLDVHLLGGCSTPVSEDHEEKFGVPSLKELGLDVAKLSTEIWHGGETEALIRLDRHLERKAWIASFEKPKVTPNSLFPSPTGLSPYLRFGCLSPRLFYHRLSELYRKVKCKDPPISLYGQLLWREFFFTVAANNPNFDQMDENPVCLQIPWTVNPEWLKKWEQGQTGFPWIDAIMVQLKQEGWIHHLARHAVGCFLTRGDLWISWEEGMKVFERWLLDAEWSLNAGNWMWLSCSAFFQQFFNCICPVGFGRKLDPNGDYVRKYLPVLKGFPAKYIHAPWTAPENVQRAARCIIGKDYPRPIVDHHKVSTANLEKMRNVFKALLRCKESTVVATSEKSDGSKDKQAKLKQQMLNLEDKENR; the protein is encoded by the exons ATGTCTCTTAATTTGAAATCTGTAGAGGACAAAAACTCGGTAGTTAGTGCAGAGAAAAGGCAAggcaaacaagcaaaacatGCCATACATTGGGTCAGGAAAGATCTCCGTTTGCACGATAATCCATCGCTTTTAGAAGCAGTCAAAGGAAGTGAAACTGTGCGAATAATTTACGTTTTGGACACAAAAGTTGATCACGCAACAGGGATAGGTTTAAACTTATGGAGGTTTTTGCTTCAATCTCTCGAAGACGTGGATGATAGTCTTCGTAAACTGAATTCCCGACTCTTCGTGGTGAGAGGTCAACCAGCAGATGTATTTCCTCGCTTATTTCGGGAATGGAAAACCTCGTTTCTGACATTCGAGGAAGATTCCGAACCTTTTGGAAGAGAAAAGGACGCGGCAATTCGCTTGCTTGCTCAGGAATCAGGAGTGGAGGTCGCTGTTGGACGATCACATACGCTTTACGATCCACAACT GATCATCAAACACAACAGTGGAACAGCTCCCCTTACCTACAAGAAATTTCTGGCCATTGTAAGGTCTCTTGGTAACCCAGAACATCCATGCGCTACCTTGGATGTCCATCTTCTCGGAGGTTGCAGTACTCCAGTGTCTGAAGATCACGAAGAGAAGTTTGGGGTCCCATCTTTGAAGGAGTTGGGTTTGGATGTAGCAAAGCTTTCAACAGAAATATGGCATGGTGGAGAGACAGAAGCCCTGATAAGGTTGGACAGACATCTAGAAAGAAAG GCATGGATTGCAAGCTTCGAAAAACCAAAGGTCACCCCAAATAGTCTGTTCCCAAGTCCTACAGGACTGAGTCCTTACCTACGATTTGGATGCCTATCACCAAGATTATTTTACCACAGACTATCAGAACTCTATAGAAAG GTCAAATGCAAGGACCCTCCAATTTCTTTATATGGCCAGCTTTTGTGGCgagaatttttctttactgTGGCTGCTAACAATCCGAATTTTGATCAAATGGATGAGAATCCAGTGTGTCTACAAATTCCATGGACAGTAAACCCAGAATGGCTGAAGAAATGGGAACAG GGACAAACTGGTTTTCCATGGATTGACGCCATAATGGTACAACTAAAGCAAGAAGGGTGGATTCATCACTTAGCTCGCCATGCTGTTGGATGTTTTCTAACAAGAGGAGATTTGTGGATTAGCTGGGAAGAAGGAATGAAG gtGTTTGAGCGATGGCTTCTTGATGCAGAGTGGAGTCTGAATGCAGGCAACTGGATGTGGTTATCATGCAGTGCTTTTTTCCAGCAGTTCTTTAACTGCATTTGTCCAGTTGGATTTGGGAGAAAGTTGGATCCTAATGGCGACTATGTCAG AAAATACCTTCCAGTTCTAAAAGGATTTCCAGCAAAATACATTCATGCCCCTTGGACAGCACCAGAGAATGTACAGAGGGCTGCAAGATGCATCATTGGAAAGGACTACCCAAGGCCTATTGTGGATCACCATAAGGTCAGCACAGCCAACCTCGAGAAAATGAGAAATGTTTTCAAGGCACTCTTGCGCTGCAAGGAGTCAA ctgTTGTGGCCACCTCGGAGAAATCAGATGGAAGCAAAGACAAGCAAGCAAAGTTGAAACAACAAATGCTCAACCTAGAAGACAAGGAAAACCGCTGA
- the LOC141873212 gene encoding uncharacterized protein LOC141873212 isoform X1, whose product MLPPVMAMAFTQGVTSSSSRRRERPNIVPSRSVCRNLFGPVDHEQLKADFLREKEEIIKEDTRKWNFDFENDIPLLGRYLWEKKEYSDLARERTTSSFSSRVSEGKATNERLSCTTVAEHPNVTPSPTSLDMTHRTIPISDNVDSEKAESEKCDPKMTPRKLRSRSSTGKITDFLRPRKQRRSVKRLQLKTRESTSKQTSLDVLYRKH is encoded by the exons ATGTTGCCCCCAGTCATG GCAATGGCTTTTACACAGGGAGTAACTTCGTCTTCATCTCGTCGGAGAGAAAGACCAAACATTGTTCCCTCAAGGTCGGTCTGCAGAAACCTGTTTGGGCCAGTCGATCACGAGCAATTGAAAGCAGATTTTCTTCGAGAGAAGGAAGAAATTATCAAGGAAGACACTCGAAAGTGGAACTTCgattttgagaatgacattccGTTGCTTGGAAGATATctttgggaaaaaaaggaatactCTGACTTGGCAAGAGAGCGAACAACCTCGAGTTTTTCTTCCCGTGTAAGCGAAGGGAAAGCAACAAACGAACGCTTAAGTTGTACTACAGTCGCTGAACACCCTAATGTTACTCCTTCACCGACAAGTTTGGACATGACACATCGTACGATACCGATATCGGATAACGTAGACAGCGAGAAAgctgaaagtgaaaaatgcgACCCAAAAATGACCCCGAGGAAGCTCAGAAGTAGGAGCTCAACAGGAAAAATTACAG ATTTTTTGCGGCCGCGGAAACAAAGGCGGTCTGTCAAAAGGTTACAGCTCAAAACGCGAGAATCAACATCGAAGCAAACAAGTTTGGACGTGTTATATCGCAAACATTAA
- the LOC141873212 gene encoding uncharacterized protein LOC141873212 isoform X2, with protein MAFTQGVTSSSSRRRERPNIVPSRSVCRNLFGPVDHEQLKADFLREKEEIIKEDTRKWNFDFENDIPLLGRYLWEKKEYSDLARERTTSSFSSRVSEGKATNERLSCTTVAEHPNVTPSPTSLDMTHRTIPISDNVDSEKAESEKCDPKMTPRKLRSRSSTGKITDFLRPRKQRRSVKRLQLKTRESTSKQTSLDVLYRKH; from the exons ATGGCTTTTACACAGGGAGTAACTTCGTCTTCATCTCGTCGGAGAGAAAGACCAAACATTGTTCCCTCAAGGTCGGTCTGCAGAAACCTGTTTGGGCCAGTCGATCACGAGCAATTGAAAGCAGATTTTCTTCGAGAGAAGGAAGAAATTATCAAGGAAGACACTCGAAAGTGGAACTTCgattttgagaatgacattccGTTGCTTGGAAGATATctttgggaaaaaaaggaatactCTGACTTGGCAAGAGAGCGAACAACCTCGAGTTTTTCTTCCCGTGTAAGCGAAGGGAAAGCAACAAACGAACGCTTAAGTTGTACTACAGTCGCTGAACACCCTAATGTTACTCCTTCACCGACAAGTTTGGACATGACACATCGTACGATACCGATATCGGATAACGTAGACAGCGAGAAAgctgaaagtgaaaaatgcgACCCAAAAATGACCCCGAGGAAGCTCAGAAGTAGGAGCTCAACAGGAAAAATTACAG ATTTTTTGCGGCCGCGGAAACAAAGGCGGTCTGTCAAAAGGTTACAGCTCAAAACGCGAGAATCAACATCGAAGCAAACAAGTTTGGACGTGTTATATCGCAAACATTAA
- the LOC141873215 gene encoding NADH dehydrogenase [ubiquinone] 1 beta subcomplex subunit 2, mitochondrial-like, whose amino-acid sequence MAGGLIAEIPKPKRIHVILSKLMGGTMVFWVLWRLKHDWQEIVGHKYVFEKEDEEKAKQKHGGHH is encoded by the exons ATGGCTGGTGGACTGATTGCCGAAATCCCCAAGCCCAAGAGAATTCATGTGATTTTGTCCAAACTCATGGGTGGGACAATGGTCTTTTGGGTGCTATGGAGGCTTAAACATGACTGGCAGGAAATAGTG GgtcataaatatgtttttgaaaaggaggatgaagaaaaagcaaaacagaaaCATGGTGGCCATCATTGA